Genomic DNA from Vanrija pseudolonga chromosome 3, complete sequence:
cgtcgtcggccgcgccgtaCTGCGTTGCGGTGTAGCGTGGGGGCGAGGACATGGTGAGTGATGTGGGTGGTTGTGAGATTCAGTTGCGGTTAGGTGGCGAGAacaccgccgcgcgtcggAACCAGACTgagcggcaacggcaacgtcATGGAAGGCGCTGGTTGCCACGAGCCGGCATAATTCGGAGTTATGCACATGGCTAGGTCTACACGTGGCTTTGCCTCCGTCGCCtctcggctcgctcggccgCGCCACCCGGAATGCGGGTAAATGTTTAGGCGGAATATTTCCCTGCCCAGCGACTGCGGCACGAGACGATCAATCCGAGTGGCCAgaaacggcggcggcggcatggcagAGACGACGACTCGACGACCTAAACCTTTATCGCAACTACAACTCGTTCTTCATCACACACCTCACTCAACTCAcgcgcgaccccgccccctccgcctcggtgcACTTTACCCCCCGGAGCAATCCCGTGCCCTAGACCATCATGAGTATCTCGACGCGAATGCGAGGCACGCCCCCCGCTACCGACTCCAACGACACGGCGTGGctcttcgccgccgcgccccagcACACCCGcaacgccctcgccctcgcgcgcgtcgcgggcaCAGACTACATCtacgccgaccccgccctgGGCGCTGCCCAGGGCGGCTGCTGCACGCTGGCTACCGGGCCAAAGCAGTGGGTTTGAGGCCGGCGGGGGGAGCCCGCACACCGGTGGTGGGAAGGATAGACCTACCACCACAAAggggatgacgacgacgagcacggcgacgagcgcgtcggcgttccCTCTCACGCCGCCGAACTCGCTCAACTCGGGCATGCGCgtgccgccccgcgcgccggccgcgctgccgtccCCGCCGCACTCGTTTTCGGCGCTCTCTCCGGCTTCAACAATGACTACggcaagcgcctcgacgtGCGACACAATCCTCCCGCTCCTCTCCTCGGTGTTCCCGtacgccgcgtcctcggtcgCTGAGGCCTCGGAGGTGCTACAGATCGTCACGCCGCCCGACGTCGTGCTGCAGGGCTTCGTGTCGGACGAGGCCTCGGGCGTAGGGCGCATCGTGTTCGTGCACCTCCCGCCGACgggcgccgccccgccgcagccagACTACCTCGCTCCCCACTTCTCCGACGTGCTCCGCCCGCACgacccgcgtcgccgccacccgtcgcctccgccgcagGCCAGCGGTGCCGCTCTCGACATTCGCGAATCGctcaccgccctcctcgacctcgccgacactCTCGAGGCTGCGgagctcatcctcatcctcgatAAGGATGAGCGCCAGCccgagccgctcgccgagctcatgcACGCTCTCATGTATGTTGGCGGGCAGCCGGTCCGCCCTGGCGCGCCTGTCGGCGAGTGGGACTGGGATGCACGGCGGTGGGCTCTCGTCAGCATCGAGCTGTAACGGAACCTCTCCCCAACCCTTCACCTCCTCAACAACTGCGACCTCCTCAACCTTCAACGCAACACCACTCTGTCTCCTCTACTTTCAAATCAATCAACACGCCTGCTCCAACGCAGCACACAAACACACCAATGTAGCATTCCCCCGCATCTGGGCGGTCCAACCCGCCCCGTTGTACCATGCCACCGCTGGCTGGCCTTAGCCCCAGTGTCCATAACGAAAACTCTTATATCTGTTGTCACAATAGCCACCATACTCGTCTCATACTCGTCTGGGTTTATGAATAAGTGAAATTGCGAGTGCAGGGGTGtgggcgtgcgcgacgccTTCGCCAAGAGATGGTTCTCGATCCTCGccccgacacgccgcgcgcacaaCCATAAGCTCGTCGTACCGCCGGGAAAGGAGGTGGCACCGGGAGGCGGAGTGCGGGCAGTCACagtgcggcggcaggcgcggcaggcgggggcggcggaggcggcctCCGTGCAGCAGCGTGAGGGCGGATGattgatgacgacgagcgtgaGGCAGGTGTGCGTTTCGCTGCGGTCGTCGCACGCCGATCGCCGCTGCGGAGGGGAGCGAGCGGCTCCatcgtccccgccgccgctctgcCGCCGTGCATCGTCCTATCACGCATGCACGCACGACACCTACGCATCGTCCTATCTCACTCAGCCGGCTCGATCGCCACACCATGCATCGTGCTCAACCGCCACGCAATGTCTACCGCCTGGGGTGCCGACGGGAGGTACCGCCGGGACGCCATCCTTACCGTGCGTGGTTTGTGCGTTTGCCACCGACCGCGGCCACCcccttggcggcggctgaGACtggcgtggggtggggcgtgTGCTGGGGCTgttgccactgccactgccacccaGCGCCCACTGGGCGTCCCCTCGCTATCCACGGTGGTGAGAAAAAGAAATCATGCTCGTCGCCTGCCCACCCGTGAGCCAGCCACGGTCGGTGGCGTGTGCAAGCCAAGCAAGCGCTattgtgctgctgctgctgctgccgaaCAGCCTGGGCCTGCACGCAGAGGTTATctcgcagcagcacaaaCGTGCCGCGCACATGGGATGTCCATGGCGTCGCGCGTTCACGGTGCATGGGACGTTTGCCACTGCGTTTGCCACCCGTACCACCCCGTCACGTACCGACGGGACCGGGGCAACAAGGTTGTTGTTCTGTGAGTTGAAGGATTTGAAGGGGCGCTTAAGCTTGTTCACGCGTCATGTCCCGGGGTCACTACATTTTGTCCGATGCGCGGGGCTTTGAAGGAGTCGTGGGCCTGGAACCtactgttgttgttggttgtGTCGcagtgtcgtcgacgcgcatGCGCCGCCACCAGGTCCGATGCAGAGGCGGCCCCTTGCGAGCCGCGTCAGTCTGTGCTCTGATGGCTTGAGCGtgggcgcgagcgtgcgagggtacgtgtcgtcgtcgaccgaccgaccggtTGACCTGACCGACTCGAATCCAGCTGTCGTCGTTCCTTGACGAGAGATCCATGGGTACCGGAGCCGCAGCGTCGAGCAGTGATGCTCGCCGTCCCATCGGATGGGACTGTCAGTCTGGACAGTGGCCAACTGCCCCGAGTGTGGGGGCACAAGTGACTTGTCTCATCAGTTGGGAGTCGTTGGCGTCAATTCACTTTCTTGCCACATTGATTTCTGATTGGTGCCTTTACACGTGTGGCGTAGGAAAGtcaaccacgacgacgacgacggaggcAGGGCGGGAGAGCAGAGGCGACGGACACAAACACGCAACCTCGACTACGCGCCTGGCTTTTGaaccccccacccctccttGCCTTCCCTGTCTTCCCTCCATcacaaccacacccaccacgaCTTAGTCGCAAACACAGTCATCCCATCATCTACAACATCCATCATCAATCTACCTTCTTCCCATTCTTCCTTTTGGTCCATCAACCCCCACGCTTAGCTCCCCACGACAACATCAACAACAGCGCACGCGCCCTAAAGGTACAGCCCGTGCATAACACACCCGACGCTGTCCGACACACGCGCGCCTCCGCCCGCACACGACACGTCGTAacaacgcgcgcgcgccgccgtcgctggcgaGCAACGAGAGCAAGTTTTCTCGACCCATCCACTATCGCCACCCGTACTTTTCTGCCCCCTGCTGCCTCAAATCGCACCCAGACACACGCAGACGGTGCTGCAAACATTCAGCGTCCTTGTCGATTCCCCCTTTTCGGGGCGAACATCTCTTCATTCAACTTGCCGCCACCCAAGTCGCCTAGAAGCCTCTAGAGCCATGCCTTACGACACCATGACCAGCATGGCAGAGAGCTCAatggcggcctcggcaacaACAATCAGGCCACGCAAGCCGCTCTCGGCCTCGCACAGGCCAACAACTTGGTATCTGGGAGCACAGGGACCACGGAGCGGTGCTGGCGCACTCGGCGCTGACTTATACACGCCGGTCGAGCAAAAGTCGCCCAACCCGTTCCATGCGCCCCCAACAAGTTTCCGCTCGCCCCACTCATCCATCAAGGGCAAGCACAAGCTCTCCCCCTCTCCGTCTCCCCGCGCTGGGATGGCCTACGAGTTTTCTTCACCAGTTTCCCGTCCCGCGCTGGCCGCATTGACGCCGAACCGGCagtccgactcgtcgtcgtcaccggGCGCAGAGAGCCCCACCCCGGCGATCCCCCCATCAAAACTTCATCTcgcagacgacgacagcccGATTCGCCATGTCCCAGGACACAGCAGAAGTCTGGCTGCAGCAAGAAATCGTAGCGGGGTCGACTTATTTTCCCCCGAACCACCGGCCAGCCCCACGCTTCGCCACCACAGCAAGAGCGACATGGATGACTCACCGACGGCAAACAAGATCCTCTCGGCTCAGAGACACCACCATGCGCCCCCAACACCCCTGTTCCAGAGCCTCCGCGCGTCCCAGTCGCAGGACTGTAACCCCTGGAAGCAGCCCCGCAACAACTCGTCGAGGATACCTCGTCTGTCAATCTCGCACCCCATTCGGCCAAGATCCGGAAGTCTCGCCCAGAAGAAGGCAGTGTCACTTGGTGACATCCAGGTTGACAAGATGGAGGACTCACCGTTCGGCACCGCCTTCATGCATGCGCGCAAGGCCAGATCGTCATTGGGGCCGGCCCCCGTTGGCTTTTCCGGTCGTGAGCGCAGAAGAGCATCCGGCGAGCAgtccatctcgcgctcggtTGGCCACAAGTCGGgcctctcgctctcgctctccgCCGGGTTAGTCTCCATGCCCGACTTTGCGACCTCGAActcgtccatctcctcggcTTCATCATCGAGCATCACCCCACCACCTTCCGCTGAGTCTCTGTTCGAGAATGTCAAGCCCAACCCCGAGGTGTTCGAGGCCGCGGCTTCGGGCATCAAGCAGAAGTTCAAGCCCCGCGACTCGACTGGCTCGCTCCCCGGGGCTGAAGAGGACCGCGCCAAGATGCCACCGCCATCTGTGCTTCGCATCAACACGGCTCCCAAGGTCGAGTACTCGGTCAAGAGAGCGAGATCACTGGGCAACCGGCCAATCGAGACGCCCATCGAGGCCCCCACCGACTTGGCCAGCAAGTTTGACTTTGTCGTTGAAGGCGTCTCTAGCTTTGCCTTTGGCAAGaacgacgacaagctcaccaTGCCCGACACGCCCGTCAAGAAGCAGGCTTTTGGCGGACGGTCATCTGGCCGAATCCAAATGTCGCTGTCGCACCCCGTTCTTGGGACGCAGCAGGAGGTCGTGTACAATGAGCCAATGCCCTCGCTCTCTGCGCCTTCTCCAACGCCTTCGTCGGCCCGCAAGTCACCTTCTGTGCCCCAGTTGACGATCACGGCAACCTCGTCCCCCGACAGCGCCATGGACACGGATGAGCAGAGCCCAACGGTCCCACTTGGCTCTGCCCGCAAGGCCAACGGCGAACCAACTCGACTGGGCATTCTTCGCCGCATCAGCAGCACCATTGGCAGCAGCGACtgcagcgaggacgagtcgaCTCCGaccaagggcggcggcgagggcaagatCCTGACGCAAGCGTCGACGTTGACCACCCCTACGCCATCGCCCAAGGCTCCCACCTCGCACAACGCGGCCCCCGTCCAGGTCCAGAAGGACGGTCTGGTGCCTCGCTTATCGCTGCCGACATTCGGCCAGTCCAAGAGCCACAAGAGACTGAGCCACCGCCAGTCGCACCCCCTTGCCCCGCCCAGCAACCtgcccgacgaggaggacattTTCGAGTCGCGCTTCGTCTCCATGCAGCCACTCGGCAAGGGCGCATTCTCGACCGTGCTccaggtgcgcgagcgccacgGCGAGGGAATCTTTGCCGTCAAGCGCACCCGCGGTGTCTTTGACGGTGTCAAGGCGCGCCTCCGACacctcgaggaggttgacATTCTCCGTCACCTGTCGAACCCGCCCAACCCCCACGTCATCCACTTTGTCGACGCCTGGGAGCAGAACCGCCAGCTGTTTATCCAAACCGAGGCATGCGTCGGCTCGCTTGCGGCCTTCCTCGCTGTTTTCGGCGAAGAGCACGAACGACTGGACGAGGGACGCGTGTGGAAGCTCGTCCGCGACCTCAGCGACGGTATCAACCACATCCACTCGCACGGTGTCATCCACTTTGACATCAAGCCCGACAATAttcttgtcggcgccgacaagagCCTCAAGATTGCCGACTTTGGTCTCGCTACTCGCTGGCCGAGGATCTCACCCGCCGAGATCATTGCTGGCTCTGGTCTTGCCGGCTCTGTCGGTACCAtcatcaaggaggagaagctcgagcgcgagggcgaccgcGTCTACATGCCGCCCGAGGAGCTCCGCGGCGTGTTCGTCATGGCCGCCGACATCTTCAGCtttggcctcgtcgtcctcgaaTCGGCCATGAACATTTACCTCCCCGACGGCGGCCCGAGCTGgcacgcgctgcgcgacaaCAACTTTGCGTGGCTCGACCTCTCTCCGCTGTCCcctgcgctcgccgacctcattGTCAACTGTCTCCAGGCTGTGCCTGAGGCACGTCCGACAATCGCCCAGGTTGTCGAGCACCCGGTCGTCCAGCGATCATAcactggcggcgcggcgctggctccCGAGGACCCCAGCTGGCTCATCAGCGTCCTCGGTGGTGGGGGCTTTGCTCCTTCCCCCCGCGCTACCATCGGCTCCATCGACATCGAGGGCGACGTTGTCATGGAATAAGCCACCCCAACCCATCAAGAATCCCCAACCCCACTGCATTATCGGATTGTCCAAACTGTCTCGTCACCTGTACCAATTCCCGGACCACAACACATCACGCACCGCACGACTGTTCACACTACAACACTACACACACTATCCATCAACACTACTACTATTCCGGCGCCTGCCCCGCACGCGACCCTTTCACCGACCCTCGTCGCTGTGCAGAAGAGAGAGCCTTGTCCTgtgaggagagagagagagaacATTGGTAACGCACGACGAGTAGATATTATGACtaggctgctgctggtgctgagCTATGCATATATGGCGGTGATGAAGAGCACCGCTGCcgcaggcggcggtgcggtgggcgagggggcAAAGAGTTGGAGGCAGGGTGGTAATGGTGGCACGGTGGCGGGATGTCTAGATGTCTCAGCAGAAGCCACGCGAGAGCCACTGATCCTTGCCGAAATCAGTCGCCACCCAAAACACCAACTTGGCAACTTCGTCCGGACAACAACTTCCATTTCGCTCATCACTTACATCCACCAGCTTCCAACCCAAGCACACACTGTCATCTCCACGCCACCCAGCACATCCAAAGTACACGCACCCTCCACTCCCAGCCTCAGCTgcaccccgccccgcccccaaCCTCTCGCCATGTCCGACTCTGAGGACGACTTCATGTCGGACAAGTTCCTCGTCGAAGCGCCGACCGCGAACAAGACGTACTCGCAGCGCAGGTCGcacgcggcgctcaaggccgagcgcaaggtGCGCGCGGACAATGCCGCCCCGaggcgggaggaggaggccgcgcggAGGCACGCTGGCTTGAACACGAGCTTGTTCgacacgcccgcccagcccgaggccggcggcagcggacAGGCCAAGGCGATGGGGCTTATGATGAAGATGGGCTGGAAGGTCGGCGAGGGAttgggccggcggcggagcgctAGCCCCGAGCGGGCGCCGAAGGCGGCagcgtacgacgacgacgcgccgcgtgccgggctcggcgcgcgccaggcggACACGGCAGGGGGCAGGGCCGAGCCGATCCGGATCTCGATGTGGGCTGGTGAGTCTGCCTCCTCTGCGCCGACTTGACAATGCGTCTGTCGCTAACCACGGACGCAGGACGTAAaggcctcgcggcgcgcagcccgtcCCCGCCACCACTACTAAACCCGCGCCGCACGAACCCCGACTATCTAGCCCCAgagcggcacgcggcgctcgcggccgacgcggacgcgttccgaggccgtcgtggcgccgactcggcggccaagaaggccgagcgGGACGCGGGCAAGGCGCGGGCGCTCCTGCaggagatggacgaggcgaggggcGTCAAGGTGAGCCTGGCAAGCCTTGTACGCGGCGCTGACAGCACAGTTCCACCCGCTCTGGGCACAGCCAGGcaaccccgccgcgctcccgcgcgagctgctgcgcctgATCTATCCGGACGAGGTGTCGTCGCGCTCTGCATCGGaagagctcgaggaggtgccTCTCCCTGTACCGGTGGCGGCGTCCGCGCGCGAGAACAACATGTCGGCTGCGGAACGGCTGAGGGCGCAGATGCGCCGCGATATGCTGTCTGacttgggcggcggcgagggggaggacgaggataTCAGGTTTGGtgtcgcgccgcccaaggacgacgacgaggacaagccggcgccggctggcgcTGACGAAGCCGAGATTGACTGGCCTTCGCTCGTGTCGGGCACGAAACGCGTGCTGTCCCTCACGCCGCAGGAACACCTCGCGTTCCTCGTCTCTCAGCTGCGTACCGAGCACCTCTTCTGCTTCTGGTGTGGGTCGAAGTATGCTAGCTTTGAGGAGATGGATGGGCCTGGCGGGTGTcctggcgaggacgaggatgatcACTAGGCGGGGCGTGGCTGGCAGTAGACAATCAGATCAGTACAGCATGCACACGCTGCAACCACACCCCCACGCCACACTACACGCAATCTTGCATTACTAACTCTACACGTGAATATACTGTAGCTATATGGAGTgggtggccgtggccaaTGAATGTGGCAGGTACGCGCCGGTCTAGAATCGTCGTCAAGCCCCTTCCCCTTCCCCCTACGCCGGTACTCGCCGCACGGCCTTGGGCACACGCACGAACAGCACGACAAactgcgcgagcgcgagcacgaccgccgcgaggatgaacacgctcgcggcgtACGTCTCGACCGTCGCCGCGAAGAGGTTGGCAAAGATGATGGGGCCGAGGAGCGTCGCGCCAATGGCGTGGATGACTGAGATGCCGCCAAACAggcggccgacctcgcgcgcgttgGGCATGAAGCTCAGTGCCAGGCTGTTGGCCGCCGCGTTCCCGGgtgcgccgagcgccgtcgctgccgagccgaggaggaagatcTGCCATGACGCGCCAGTGTTGGCTGCTAGGATGATGTAGCTAATCAtctcgaggaaggcggcgaggcggacgaggaggtagtcgagcgcggcggagcgGGATGTTGACGGCTTGGCGGCTGGGTCGGGCGTGTCGGGGctcgactcgtcgctgcccgctGGCTCCAGCAGCGgtgccgcctcgccctcctcaacCACCTCACGCTGCTCGTACCACGGCTTGAGGAACTTGATGGCCAGGGGCAGGAGACCGAGGAGCACGGTGATACGGCAGATGGACACGAGGCTCATGTAAGGGCCGAGagcgctcgccgaccagccGAACGTGTAGAAGATGTACTGCATCTTGACCTGCATGACGCCGATGAGCATCGAGGTGAAGAAGACGAAGACGCCCATGAAGGTCAGGTTCCAGTTTGTGCTTCCGTCGTCGTTTTCCGAGGGGAGGAAGACGCTCAGCGGGCGGAGGAAGCCAAACACCTTCACGAACGTGCGGCGGaaggcgccgacggcgcggcgcgcagtgcgcgtacgacgcggcgtggcggagATACGGCTCCAGCtcgagtcggcggcggcggcgtcacgcgcgtcctcctcgtcgctgtcgtcgccgtagTCCTCCCACCGGCGCTGGGCTGCCTCGGCCTGccgcgcggcctcgcgggcTGCCGCAGCGCGCTTCGTCAGAACCGCGCGTGCCTCGGAGGACAGCGACTCGGGGAGCAGGAAACGGATGAGGATGGTAGACACCAGGTGAGTAGTCACGGAGATGTAGAACGGTGACAGGCTGTGTTGTTGTAAGCATTGTCGCGGGCGGTGATATAATACACTACTCACATGCTGTCGGTCGCCTTGatcagcgccgagccgagggcaGGGCCGATAGCAAATCCGCCCATGAGCGCAGCCATGACGCGTCCAAACTCCTTTGCGCGCGACCCCGTGCCCGTCACGTCGGCGATGTAAGCGTTGATCGCGGCCGTGATAGTCGAGaagccgccgagcaggccgtcgaggcacGGGCCGATAAGGAGCACGTAGAAGCCGAACTGGGCCACGATGCGGGGGTACGTGGCAATGACGAGGAAGCACGCGTCGTTGAGCAACAGGCCGAACTCGCACAGCGCGAGGATCTTGCGCCGGCCAATACGGTCCGACATGGACGCCCAGAAGCCCGTCGTGATGGCTGACAGCAGCCCAGCCATGACAG
This window encodes:
- the Myt1 gene encoding Membrane-associated tyrosine- and threonine-specific cdc2-inhibitory kinase codes for the protein MPYDTMTSMAESSMAASATTIRPRKPLSASHRPTTWYLGAQGPRSGAGALGADLYTPVEQKSPNPFHAPPTSFRSPHSSIKGKHKLSPSPSPRAGMAYEFSSPVSRPALAALTPNRQSDSSSSPGAESPTPAIPPSKLHLADDDSPIRHVPGHSRSLAAARNRSGVDLFSPEPPASPTLRHHSKSDMDDSPTANKILSAQRHHHAPPTPLFQSLRASQSQDCNPWKQPRNNSSRIPRLSISHPIRPRSGSLAQKKAVSLGDIQVDKMEDSPFGTAFMHARKARSSLGPAPVGFSGRERRRASGEQSISRSVGHKSGLSLSLSAGLVSMPDFATSNSSISSASSSSITPPPSAESLFENVKPNPEVFEAAASGIKQKFKPRDSTGSLPGAEEDRAKMPPPSVLRINTAPKVEYSVKRARSLGNRPIETPIEAPTDLASKFDFVVEGVSSFAFGKNDDKLTMPDTPVKKQAFGGRSSGRIQMSLSHPVLGTQQEVVYNEPMPSLSAPSPTPSSARKSPSVPQLTITATSSPDSAMDTDEQSPTVPLGSARKANGEPTRLGILRRISSTIGSSDCSEDESTPTKGGGEGKILTQASTLTTPTPSPKAPTSHNAAPVQVQKDGLVPRLSLPTFGQSKSHKRLSHRQSHPLAPPSNLPDEEDIFESRFVSMQPLGKGAFSTVLQVRERHGEGIFAVKRTRGVFDGVKARLRHLEEVDILRHLSNPPNPHVIHFVDAWEQNRQLFIQTEACVGSLAAFLAVFGEEHERLDEGRVWKLVRDLSDGINHIHSHGVIHFDIKPDNILVGADKSLKIADFGLATRWPRISPAEIIAGSGLAGSVGTIIKEEKLEREGDRVYMPPEELRGVFVMAADIFSFGLVVLESAMNIYLPDGGPSWHALRDNNFAWLDLSPLSPALADLIVNCLQAVPEARPTIAQVVEHPVVQRSYTGGAALAPEDPSWLISVLGGGGFAPSPRATIGSIDIEGDVVME
- the gpatch11 gene encoding G patch domain-containing protein 11, with amino-acid sequence MSDSEDDFMSDKFLVEAPTANKTYSQRRSHAALKAERKVRADNAAPRREEEAARRHAGLNTSLFDTPAQPEAGGSGQAKAMGLMMKMGWKVGEGLGRRRSASPERAPKAAAYDDDAPRAGLGARQADTAGGRAEPIRISMWAGRKGLAARSPSPPPLLNPRRTNPDYLAPERHAALAADADAFRGRRGADSAAKKAERDAGKARALLQEMDEARGVKFHPLWAQPGNPAALPRELLRLIYPDEVSSRSASEELEEVPLPVPVAASARENNMSAAERLRAQMRRDMLSDLGGGEGEDEDIRFGVAPPKDDDEDKPAPAGADEAEIDWPSLVSGTKRVLSLTPQEHLAFLVSQLRTEHLFCFWCGSKYASFEEMDGPGGCPGEDEDDH
- the SPAC14C4.07 gene encoding uncharacterized protein, coding for MPAADPPRTPQPRSASAAAPVQRRASGDQRWPYQSATRRSQSHTRAHTQQPLWVPSGSSLNPDGVESGLYERGQYEAAAGLSEPSSPSSRPLPSDQAPPPSYVQAARPRHLRSDTTDTAGTTESFDNMRGLRNRAAWRRPTPQWVLPFVLAVTVSLGMTMAARAELYLDLACLAHPPRTSTGVVVALGEQQAASAHAALNSSSVTFPIFPGSALTPGAGEVGALLSPGDKWFLEAQKDIYKWLHHVPPPSPTVPEHGDPLPIPSTPGEDQPVPSPAPAPTPAPSNPPYSEIDPALCKKDPGVQAAAARLLMTLTVMAGLLSAITTGFWASMSDRIGRRKILALCEFGLLLNDACFLVIATYPRIVAQFGFYVLLIGPCLDGLLGGFSTITAAINAYIADVTGTGSRAKEFGRVMAALMGGFAIGPALGSALIKATDSILSPFYISVTTHLVSTILIRFLLPESLSSEARAVLTKRAAAAREAARQAEAAQRRWEDYGDDSDEEDARDAAAADSSWSRISATPRRTRTARRAVGAFRRTFVKVFGFLRPLSVFLPSENDDGSTNWNLTFMGVFVFFTSMLIGVMQVKMQYIFYTFGWSASALGPYMSLVSICRITVLLGLLPLAIKFLKPWYEQREVVEEGEAAPLLEPAGSDESSPDTPDPAAKPSTSRSAALDYLLVRLAAFLEMISYIILAANTGASWQIFLLGSAATALGAPGNAAANSLALSFMPNAREVGRLFGGISVIHAIGATLLGPIIFANLFAATVETYAASVFILAAVVLALAQFVVLFVRVPKAVRRVPA